From one Nocardioides scoriae genomic stretch:
- a CDS encoding AurF N-oxygenase family protein, with product MTLVESHPRTAPASGADQRDASQRLLDSSAALSYDPAVEVDWDADLDPTHFGLNPEWSTLYGTRLWDEMTHQQRVTLTRHEVASIMSTGIWFEMILQQMVLRDQYCTDYATSDFQFALTEIADECRHSIMFARACSKMGIPAYFPTRSSIALGRGFKALASAEVAYGGILVAEEVLDVMQRDWMRGEQVLPIVRTTSKIHVVEESRHMKFARQEMRERIEGASPARRRTSALVIAIAAHLIVSNMVNDGVYAAAGLDPERALAEARANEHHHTLMRSSCAHLMEFLDELGLLTRPALRLYQRVSMV from the coding sequence ATGACCCTCGTCGAGAGCCACCCCCGCACCGCGCCCGCCTCCGGCGCCGACCAGCGCGACGCCTCGCAGCGCCTGCTCGACTCCTCCGCGGCGCTGTCCTACGACCCGGCCGTCGAGGTCGACTGGGACGCCGACCTCGACCCGACGCACTTCGGCCTCAACCCCGAGTGGAGCACGCTCTACGGCACCCGGTTGTGGGACGAGATGACCCACCAGCAGCGGGTCACCCTGACGCGCCACGAGGTGGCCTCGATCATGAGCACCGGCATCTGGTTCGAGATGATCCTCCAGCAGATGGTGCTGCGCGACCAGTACTGCACCGACTACGCGACCTCGGACTTCCAGTTCGCCCTGACCGAGATCGCCGACGAGTGCCGCCACTCGATCATGTTCGCCCGCGCCTGCTCCAAGATGGGCATCCCGGCCTACTTCCCGACCCGGTCGAGCATCGCCCTGGGCCGTGGCTTCAAGGCGCTGGCCAGTGCCGAGGTGGCGTACGGCGGCATCCTGGTCGCCGAGGAGGTCCTCGACGTCATGCAGCGCGACTGGATGCGCGGCGAGCAGGTGCTGCCGATCGTCCGCACGACCAGCAAGATCCACGTGGTCGAGGAGTCGCGGCACATGAAGTTCGCCCGCCAGGAGATGCGCGAGCGGATCGAGGGGGCGAGCCCGGCCCGTCGCCGGACCTCCGCCCTGGTGATCGCGATCGCCGCGCACCTGATCGTGTCCAACATGGTCAACGACGGGGTGTACGCCGCCGCGGGCCTCGACCCCGAGCGCGCGCTCGCCGAGGCCCGGGCCAACGAGCACCACCACACCCTGATGCGCTCGAGCTGCGCGCACCTGATGGAGTTCCTCGACGAGCTGGGCCTGCTGACCCGGCCGGCGCTGCGGCTCTACCAGCGCGTCAGCATGGTCTGA
- the cobN gene encoding cobaltochelatase subunit CobN, producing MRIALLSTSDTDLLSARASGADYVLANPSRPGHQSMAETLAGVDLVVGRILGSPQDLCSGFARIRDTGMPVLVLGGEQQPSAELMELSTVPMGVAAEAHRYLAEGGPANLAQLHGFLSDTVLLTGEGFEPPVEVAQWGMVERPFETGRRPSSGTEGASLPRVGILYYRAHEVSGNTGFVHALADAIDATGRAVGVPVFSSSLRSAPDELYAALGTLDALVVTVLAAGGSKPATASAGGDDEAWDVERMASLDIPILQGLCLTSSRAEWEASDDGVTPLDSATQIAIPEFDGRIITAPFSFKEIDADGLPRYVADPERAARVAGIAVAHARLRHVPAAERKVALMLSAYPTKHSRVGNAVGLDTPVSTIRLLRRMRDAGYDLGGPGAIPGLDLEDDTEAGDALIHALIAAGGQDEEWLTSAQLTDAHVRITPEQYADWTAGLDAGLVAGMVEAWGPAPGRLFVNDAGEIVLATITAGNVVLLIQPPRGFGENPVAIYHDPDLAPSHHYLAAYRWLSARPEAGGFGADAVVHLGKHGSMEWLPGKNAALSAGCATDAAIADLPLIYPFLVNDPGEGAQAKRRAHATIVDHLIPPMARAESYGDIARLEQLLDEHANIAAMDPAKLPAVRGEIWQLMHAAEMHRDLGLEERPDDEAFDDFILHVDGWLCEIKDAQIRDGLHVLGQAPAPEARVNLVLAILRASQVFGGESHAVPGLRSALGLKEGAEATTAVDEVERQARDLVVRMEAAGWAPEAALTLHDDPVVQEVLGFAATQVVPRLARTTDELDAVLHALDGGFIAAGPSGSPLRGLVNVLPTGRNFYTVDPRAVPSRLAWGTGQAMAESLVQRYLDDTGAYPESVGLSVWGTSAMRTSGDDVAEVLALLGVRPEWDEASRRVSDLHVVPLEELGRPRIDVTVRISGFFRDAFPHVVAMLDDAVQLVAALEEPDDQNFVAAHARADLADHGDERRSTTRIFGSKPGSYGAGILQVVENGSWRDDQDLAEVYTAWGGFAYGRGLDGAPAADDMRTNYRRIKVAAKNIDTREHDIADSDDYFQYHGGMVATVRALTGASPQAYVGDSTTPDAVRTRTLQEETNRVFRSRVVNPRWISAMQRHGYKGAFELAATVDYLFGFDATTGVVHDWMYAALAQEYVLDETNQAFMKQSNPWALRGIVEKLHEAVDRGLWESPDPELLARMQQVYLDLEGDLEDRES from the coding sequence ATGCGCATCGCCCTGCTGTCCACGTCCGACACCGACCTGCTCTCGGCCCGGGCCTCCGGCGCCGACTACGTGCTGGCCAACCCGTCCCGTCCGGGCCACCAGTCGATGGCCGAGACGCTGGCGGGCGTCGACCTCGTCGTCGGCCGCATCCTGGGCTCGCCCCAGGACCTGTGCTCGGGCTTCGCCCGGATCCGCGACACCGGGATGCCGGTGCTGGTCCTCGGCGGCGAGCAGCAGCCGAGCGCGGAGCTGATGGAGCTCTCGACCGTGCCGATGGGGGTGGCCGCGGAGGCCCACCGCTACCTCGCCGAGGGCGGACCGGCCAACCTCGCCCAGCTCCACGGGTTCCTCTCCGACACCGTGCTGCTCACCGGCGAGGGCTTCGAGCCGCCCGTCGAGGTCGCGCAGTGGGGGATGGTCGAGCGGCCCTTCGAGACGGGACGCCGTCCCTCCTCGGGGACCGAGGGTGCGAGCCTGCCGCGGGTCGGGATCCTCTACTACCGGGCCCACGAGGTCTCCGGCAACACCGGCTTCGTGCACGCCCTGGCCGACGCGATCGACGCGACCGGCCGGGCGGTCGGCGTCCCCGTGTTCTCCTCCTCGCTGCGCTCCGCGCCCGACGAGCTGTACGCCGCCCTCGGCACGCTCGACGCGCTGGTCGTGACGGTGCTCGCCGCCGGGGGCAGCAAGCCGGCCACCGCGAGCGCCGGCGGCGACGACGAGGCGTGGGACGTCGAGCGGATGGCCTCGCTCGACATCCCGATCCTGCAGGGCCTGTGCCTGACCAGCAGCCGCGCCGAGTGGGAGGCCTCCGACGACGGCGTCACGCCGCTCGACTCGGCCACCCAGATCGCGATCCCGGAGTTCGACGGGCGGATCATCACCGCGCCGTTCTCGTTCAAGGAGATCGACGCCGACGGCCTCCCGCGCTACGTCGCCGACCCCGAGCGGGCGGCCCGGGTGGCCGGGATCGCCGTCGCGCACGCCCGGCTGCGCCACGTGCCGGCCGCGGAGCGGAAGGTGGCGCTGATGCTCTCGGCGTACCCCACCAAGCACAGCCGGGTCGGCAACGCCGTCGGCCTCGACACCCCGGTCTCCACGATCCGGCTGCTGCGCCGGATGCGTGACGCGGGCTACGACCTCGGGGGGCCGGGTGCGATCCCCGGGCTCGACCTCGAGGACGACACCGAGGCCGGCGACGCCCTCATCCACGCCCTGATCGCGGCCGGCGGCCAGGACGAGGAGTGGCTGACCAGCGCGCAGCTCACCGACGCCCACGTCCGCATCACCCCCGAGCAGTACGCCGACTGGACCGCCGGTCTCGACGCCGGGCTGGTGGCGGGGATGGTCGAGGCGTGGGGCCCCGCTCCCGGGCGCCTGTTCGTCAACGACGCCGGCGAGATCGTGCTGGCCACGATCACCGCCGGCAACGTGGTGCTGCTCATCCAGCCGCCCCGCGGCTTCGGCGAGAACCCGGTCGCGATCTACCACGACCCCGACCTGGCGCCGTCCCACCACTACCTCGCGGCGTACCGCTGGCTCTCGGCGCGTCCCGAGGCCGGCGGCTTCGGAGCCGACGCCGTGGTCCACCTCGGCAAGCACGGCTCGATGGAGTGGCTGCCGGGCAAGAACGCCGCCCTGTCGGCCGGCTGCGCCACCGACGCGGCGATCGCCGACCTGCCCCTGATCTACCCCTTCCTGGTCAACGACCCGGGGGAGGGCGCACAGGCCAAGCGTCGGGCCCACGCCACCATCGTGGACCACCTGATCCCGCCGATGGCCCGCGCCGAGTCCTACGGCGACATCGCCCGCCTCGAGCAGCTGCTCGACGAGCACGCCAACATCGCGGCGATGGACCCGGCCAAGCTGCCGGCCGTCCGCGGCGAGATCTGGCAGCTGATGCACGCCGCCGAGATGCACCGCGACCTCGGCCTGGAGGAGCGCCCCGACGACGAGGCGTTCGACGACTTCATCCTCCACGTCGACGGCTGGCTGTGCGAGATCAAGGACGCCCAGATCCGCGACGGCCTGCACGTGCTCGGCCAGGCCCCGGCGCCCGAGGCGCGGGTCAACCTGGTGCTGGCGATCCTGCGTGCCTCGCAGGTCTTCGGCGGCGAGTCCCACGCCGTGCCCGGCCTGCGCTCCGCCCTCGGGCTCAAGGAGGGGGCGGAGGCCACCACCGCCGTCGACGAGGTCGAGCGGCAGGCGCGCGACCTCGTGGTGCGGATGGAGGCGGCCGGCTGGGCGCCCGAGGCGGCGCTGACGCTGCACGACGACCCCGTGGTCCAGGAGGTGCTCGGCTTCGCCGCCACCCAGGTGGTGCCGCGGCTGGCGCGCACCACCGACGAGCTCGACGCGGTGCTGCACGCGCTCGACGGCGGCTTCATCGCGGCCGGCCCGTCCGGCTCGCCGCTGCGCGGGCTGGTCAACGTGCTCCCGACCGGCCGCAACTTCTACACCGTCGACCCGCGGGCCGTGCCCTCGCGGCTCGCGTGGGGCACCGGGCAGGCGATGGCGGAGTCGCTGGTGCAGCGCTACCTCGACGACACCGGCGCCTACCCCGAGTCGGTCGGCCTGTCGGTGTGGGGCACCAGCGCGATGCGGACCTCCGGCGACGACGTCGCCGAGGTGCTCGCGCTGCTCGGCGTGCGCCCGGAGTGGGACGAGGCCTCCCGGCGCGTCAGCGACCTGCACGTCGTGCCGCTCGAGGAGCTCGGCCGGCCCCGCATCGACGTCACCGTCCGGATCTCCGGCTTCTTCCGCGACGCCTTCCCCCACGTGGTCGCCATGCTGGACGACGCGGTGCAGCTCGTCGCCGCCCTGGAGGAGCCCGACGACCAGAACTTCGTGGCCGCCCACGCCCGCGCCGACCTGGCCGACCACGGCGACGAGCGCCGCTCCACGACCCGGATCTTCGGCTCCAAGCCCGGCTCCTACGGCGCCGGCATCCTCCAGGTCGTCGAGAACGGCAGCTGGCGCGACGACCAGGACCTGGCCGAGGTCTACACGGCCTGGGGCGGCTTCGCCTACGGCCGCGGGCTCGACGGGGCGCCGGCGGCCGACGACATGCGCACCAACTACCGCCGCATCAAGGTCGCTGCGAAGAACATCGACACCCGCGAGCACGACATCGCCGACTCCGACGACTACTTCCAGTACCACGGCGGCATGGTGGCCACGGTGCGCGCGCTGACCGGTGCCTCCCCGCAGGCCTACGTCGGCGACTCGACCACCCCCGACGCCGTGCGCACCCGCACCCTGCAGGAGGAGACCAACCGCGTCTTCCGCTCCCGCGTGGTCAACCCGCGCTGGATCTCGGCGATGCAGCGCCACGGCTACAAGGGCGCCTTCGAGCTGGCCGCGACCGTCGACTACCTCTTCGGGTTCGACGCCACCACCGGGGTGGTCCACGACTGGATGTACGCCGCCCTCGCCCAGGAGTACGTCCTCGACGAGACCAACCAGGCCTTCATGAAGCAGTCCAACCCCTGGGCGCTGCGCGGGATCGTGGAGAAGCTGCACGAGGCCGTGGACCGCGGCCTGTGGGAGTCGCCCGACCCGGAGCTGCTGGCCCGGATGCAGCAGGTCTACCTCGACCTCGAGGGCGACCTGGAGGACCGGGAGTCGTGA
- a CDS encoding TetR/AcrR family transcriptional regulator has translation MSSSPAPSTDGRATRWTGQQQRRRAEFVAAALVAIGKHGAEVSTEQIAAEAGVARTRLYRHFAGAHELNEAIALRAEAMLLEALAPVWDVSASPRDIIRTAVSTHLGWLTENHQLYLYLVRHSVATASGENVVNDVKRLISNLLIRLLDEYVEAVGLDARVTEPLSFGLVGFVDAAAGRWVAAPGGLALEEMVDLLAGWIWSVLDGVLRGIGLEIDPTVPLDLGAAAAEPS, from the coding sequence GTGTCGTCCTCGCCCGCCCCGTCCACCGACGGGCGCGCGACCCGGTGGACCGGGCAGCAGCAGCGCCGACGGGCCGAGTTCGTGGCCGCGGCGCTGGTGGCGATCGGCAAGCACGGTGCCGAGGTGTCCACCGAGCAGATCGCGGCCGAGGCCGGCGTGGCCCGCACCCGCCTCTACCGCCACTTCGCCGGCGCCCACGAGCTCAACGAGGCGATCGCGCTGCGCGCCGAGGCGATGCTGCTGGAGGCGCTCGCCCCGGTGTGGGACGTCTCGGCCAGCCCGCGCGACATCATCCGCACGGCCGTCTCGACGCACCTCGGCTGGCTCACGGAGAACCACCAGCTCTACCTCTACCTGGTGCGCCACTCGGTGGCCACGGCCAGCGGCGAGAACGTCGTCAACGACGTGAAGCGGCTGATCTCCAACCTGCTGATCCGGCTGCTCGACGAGTACGTCGAGGCGGTCGGCCTCGACGCCCGGGTCACCGAGCCGCTGTCCTTCGGGCTGGTCGGGTTCGTCGACGCGGCCGCCGGCCGCTGGGTCGCGGCGCCGGGCGGGCTGGCGCTGGAGGAGATGGTCGACCTGCTGGCCGGCTGGATCTGGTCGGTCCTCGACGGCGTGCTGCGCGGCATCGGGCTCGAGATCGACCCCACCGTGCCGCTCGACCTCGGTGCTGCGGCGGCCGAGCCGTCCTGA
- the aqpZ gene encoding aquaporin Z codes for MSEHESTPSTPTYSLSRRLGAEAFGTFWLVLGGCGAAVLAGDAIGNAGIALAFGLSVLGAAYAVGHVSGGHFNPAVSVGMAVAGRLPWREVPAYVGAQVVAAVASAGALLVVARGRDGFDLADGFATNGYGDASPAAYAWWAAAIVEVLLTAIFVWTILGATDTVAPRGFAPLAIGLTLTLVHLVSIPVDNTSVNPARSIGPALFAGGTAIEQLWLFVLAPVVGALVAGATYGRLFGQVPASSLQDAEQA; via the coding sequence ATGTCCGAGCACGAGTCGACCCCGTCCACCCCGACGTACTCCCTGTCCCGACGCCTGGGCGCCGAGGCCTTCGGCACCTTCTGGCTGGTGCTGGGCGGGTGCGGAGCCGCCGTGCTGGCCGGTGACGCCATCGGCAACGCCGGCATCGCGCTGGCCTTCGGCCTGAGCGTCCTCGGGGCGGCGTACGCCGTGGGCCACGTCTCGGGCGGCCACTTCAACCCGGCCGTGTCCGTCGGCATGGCCGTGGCCGGCCGCCTGCCCTGGCGCGAGGTGCCGGCGTACGTCGGGGCGCAGGTCGTGGCCGCCGTCGCCAGCGCGGGCGCACTGCTCGTCGTGGCCCGGGGCCGGGACGGCTTCGACCTGGCCGACGGCTTCGCCACCAACGGCTACGGCGACGCGTCGCCGGCGGCGTACGCCTGGTGGGCCGCCGCGATCGTCGAGGTGCTGCTGACCGCGATCTTCGTGTGGACGATCCTGGGTGCCACCGACACGGTCGCCCCGCGCGGCTTCGCGCCGCTGGCCATCGGACTCACGCTGACGCTGGTGCACCTGGTCTCGATCCCCGTCGACAACACCTCGGTCAACCCCGCGCGCTCCATCGGCCCCGCGCTGTTCGCCGGCGGCACCGCGATCGAGCAGCTGTGGCTGTTCGTGCTCGCCCCCGTGGTCGGCGCGCTGGTGGCCGGGGCGACGTACGGCCGGCTGTTCGGCCAGGTCCCCGCGTCGAGCCTGCAGGACGCCGAGCAGGCCTGA
- a CDS encoding sensor histidine kinase, translating into MTSWLPRGGTLPERSWQARHRGLTTIAWLHVPVLLGLALVRPRGGTPELAVGLVLVALLALGGSTPRSSRTLRASAVTLSLLVSTALLIHLFHGMIELHFHFFVVIALVAMYHAWAPYLLGIGFVLAQHAVMGLVMPMAVYNHEAAMAHPVAFAGVHGLFVLAESLACLTYWKATEQALDQEREQRLRAEEVSGALAVANREISDLLAMISHDLRAPLTVINGCAEVALDSWPELDDSSRRTFMGKVQTAGLSLEEMLEETLTLSAIDADGLLPEPTSARLDRLVHDVLGALGHPLEDLELQLDPVVAFADRQQVRHVLTNLVTNAAKYGAPPYAISTRALERHVELVVEDAGPGVPVDFAPRLFDRYARSDEARRGDQRGTGLGLYLVQELSRANDGTTRYEQRAGGGSRFVVSLPMGGPCLTGVVDRHHDEDGSTPSTTTGPSVRWRRTPLREVPAAGSGSTVQLRALPGLG; encoded by the coding sequence GTGACCTCCTGGCTCCCGCGCGGCGGGACCCTCCCGGAGCGGAGCTGGCAGGCCCGCCACCGCGGGCTGACCACCATCGCCTGGCTGCACGTGCCGGTGCTGCTGGGGCTGGCGCTGGTGCGACCCCGTGGCGGCACCCCCGAGCTCGCCGTCGGCCTGGTGCTGGTGGCGCTGCTGGCCCTGGGGGGGTCGACCCCCCGGTCGTCGCGGACGCTGCGCGCCTCCGCGGTGACGCTGAGCCTGCTGGTCAGCACGGCCCTGCTCATCCACCTGTTCCACGGCATGATCGAGCTGCACTTCCACTTCTTCGTGGTGATCGCGCTGGTGGCGATGTACCACGCGTGGGCGCCGTACCTGCTCGGCATCGGGTTCGTCCTGGCCCAGCACGCGGTGATGGGCCTGGTGATGCCGATGGCGGTCTACAACCACGAGGCCGCGATGGCGCACCCCGTCGCCTTCGCCGGCGTGCACGGGCTGTTCGTGCTCGCCGAGTCGCTGGCGTGCCTGACGTACTGGAAGGCGACCGAGCAGGCGCTCGACCAGGAGCGCGAGCAGCGGCTGCGCGCCGAGGAGGTCAGCGGGGCGCTGGCCGTGGCCAACCGCGAGATCTCCGACCTGCTGGCGATGATCTCCCACGACCTGCGGGCGCCGCTGACGGTCATCAACGGCTGCGCCGAGGTCGCCCTCGACTCCTGGCCCGAGCTCGACGACTCGTCGCGGCGCACGTTCATGGGCAAGGTCCAGACGGCCGGGCTCTCGCTCGAGGAGATGCTCGAGGAGACCCTGACCCTCTCGGCCATCGACGCCGACGGCCTGCTGCCCGAGCCGACCTCGGCGCGGCTCGACCGCCTGGTGCACGACGTGCTCGGCGCGCTGGGCCACCCCCTGGAGGACCTCGAGCTGCAGCTCGACCCGGTCGTCGCGTTCGCCGACCGCCAGCAGGTGCGCCACGTGCTGACCAACCTGGTCACCAACGCCGCCAAGTACGGCGCCCCGCCGTACGCCATCTCCACGCGCGCGCTCGAGCGCCACGTCGAGCTGGTCGTCGAGGACGCCGGTCCGGGAGTCCCGGTGGACTTCGCGCCACGGCTGTTCGACCGCTACGCCAGGTCCGACGAGGCCCGGCGCGGGGACCAGCGCGGCACCGGGCTGGGCCTCTACCTGGTGCAGGAGCTCTCGCGGGCCAACGACGGCACCACCCGCTACGAGCAGCGGGCCGGGGGTGGGTCCCGCTTCGTGGTGTCCCTCCCGATGGGCGGGCCCTGCCTGACCGGGGTCGTGGACCGGCACCACGACGAGGACGGCAGCACGCCGTCGACCACCACCGGTCCGTCGGTGCGGTGGCGCCGGACGCCGCTGCGCGAGGTCCCGGCGGCGGGCTCCGGGTCGACCGTCCAGCTGCGCGCGCTCCCGGGTCTCGGGTGA
- a CDS encoding GNAT family N-acetyltransferase, which produces MAVLDDPVGHALRGPHAHLARRRGSALGYHPDVSTFLAVPHDPTAAAWADLAALVGPGAVADLFSATATPPPTWTDVFAMDGVQLVGPTAGLARRDDGAVVELGAADVPAMLALARATRPGPFWERTRLMGTYLGIRDPSGRLVAMAGERLHPPGWTEVSAVCTTPEHRGRGLAARLVEEVAARVLERGERPFLHARRDNAGALRVYERLGFEVRREVTFRGFRTPADPTGPA; this is translated from the coding sequence GTGGCTGTCCTCGACGACCCCGTGGGTCACGCGCTGCGCGGGCCCCACGCCCACCTCGCCCGGCGACGGGGCAGCGCCCTGGGCTACCACCCCGACGTCTCGACGTTCCTGGCCGTGCCCCACGACCCGACCGCCGCCGCGTGGGCCGACCTGGCCGCGCTGGTGGGCCCGGGCGCGGTGGCCGACCTGTTCAGCGCGACCGCGACTCCCCCGCCCACCTGGACGGACGTCTTCGCGATGGACGGCGTGCAGCTGGTCGGGCCGACCGCGGGACTCGCGCGCCGCGACGACGGCGCCGTCGTCGAGCTGGGCGCGGCCGACGTGCCCGCGATGCTGGCCCTGGCGCGGGCCACCCGGCCGGGCCCGTTCTGGGAGCGGACCCGCCTGATGGGCACCTACCTCGGCATCCGGGACCCGTCCGGTCGGCTGGTCGCGATGGCGGGCGAGCGGCTCCACCCGCCCGGGTGGACCGAGGTGAGCGCGGTCTGCACCACCCCCGAGCACCGGGGCCGCGGTCTCGCGGCGCGGCTGGTCGAGGAGGTGGCGGCCCGGGTGCTCGAGCGGGGCGAGCGCCCGTTCCTGCACGCCCGCCGCGACAACGCGGGCGCGCTGCGCGTCTACGAGCGCCTGGGGTTCGAGGTGCGTCGCGAGGTCACCTTCCGCGGCTTCCGCACCCCGGCCGACCCCACCGGACCCGCCTGA
- a CDS encoding (2Fe-2S) ferredoxin domain-containing protein, with product MTPDDDRPEVVRRVVLVGMSVREVDARDRLREAAERLPASYAGSVAFLQLGDPSLARCLTGLADELADARAGEGADEVVLLGVSLGTFAPGASWLRRIAAHWWRERTGHRPVVRVGTSLLGAEDLVARDHEGDDRLAEAVESARVVDGREPGMTSEAWEQVTRHRHQVLVCRGPRCTALASDSSAEALVLALMGHDLGDDDVLVTHTGCQLPCNQAPVVSVQPDDVWYGHVDPDAAREIVARHLVGGVPVETHRLDRARRDLG from the coding sequence ATGACCCCGGACGACGATCGCCCCGAGGTGGTGCGCCGGGTCGTGCTGGTTGGCATGTCGGTGCGCGAGGTCGACGCCCGCGACCGGCTGCGGGAGGCCGCCGAGCGCCTGCCCGCGTCGTACGCCGGGTCGGTGGCGTTCCTGCAGCTCGGGGACCCCTCGCTCGCCCGGTGCCTGACCGGCCTCGCCGACGAGCTCGCCGACGCGCGCGCCGGCGAGGGCGCCGACGAGGTGGTCCTCCTCGGCGTCAGCCTCGGGACCTTCGCGCCGGGGGCGTCGTGGCTGCGCCGGATCGCCGCCCACTGGTGGCGCGAGCGGACGGGCCACCGGCCCGTGGTGCGGGTCGGGACCTCGCTGCTGGGCGCCGAGGACCTGGTGGCGCGCGACCACGAGGGCGACGACCGCCTCGCCGAGGCCGTCGAGTCGGCCCGGGTGGTCGACGGCCGCGAGCCGGGGATGACCTCCGAGGCGTGGGAGCAGGTCACCCGGCACCGCCACCAGGTGCTGGTCTGCCGGGGGCCGCGGTGCACGGCCCTGGCCTCCGACAGCAGCGCCGAGGCGCTGGTGCTGGCGCTGATGGGCCACGACCTCGGCGACGACGACGTGCTCGTCACCCACACCGGGTGCCAGCTGCCGTGCAACCAGGCGCCGGTGGTCAGCGTGCAGCCGGACGACGTCTGGTACGGCCACGTCGACCCGGACGCCGCCCGCGAGATCGTCGCCCGCCACCTCGTCGGGGGCGTGCCGGTCGAGACGCATCGGCTGGACCGGGCCCGGCGTGACCTAGGCTGA
- a CDS encoding sigma-70 family RNA polymerase sigma factor produces MPHVPAQTMPGGPRRAPEDPRRRELTDALALELSSTDDPERDTAIRERLVELNMPVAASVASRYHHRGVATDDLEQVAFLALVHASRRYDATTGHAFLSFAVPTMRGELRRYFRDSGWMVRPPRSTQELQLAALRTRSDLETSSGREPSVEELATALDAKPRAVREALGARGCFSPTSLDVPVGEGSATLGDLLGSEQVEQDAVHARVMLGPVVRGLRERDRLILELRFFHGLTQREVAERLGVTQMQVSRLLTRIYRDLRRGLEDPEPTG; encoded by the coding sequence ATGCCCCACGTCCCTGCCCAGACCATGCCCGGTGGCCCCCGCCGCGCCCCCGAGGACCCCCGTCGCCGCGAGCTGACCGATGCGCTCGCGCTCGAGCTGTCGTCCACCGACGACCCCGAGCGCGACACAGCGATCCGTGAGCGCCTCGTCGAGCTCAACATGCCGGTCGCCGCGTCCGTCGCCTCGCGCTACCACCACCGTGGCGTCGCGACCGACGACCTCGAGCAGGTCGCCTTCCTCGCGCTGGTCCACGCCTCGCGGCGCTACGACGCGACCACCGGCCACGCCTTCCTGTCCTTCGCCGTGCCCACGATGAGGGGCGAGCTGCGCCGCTACTTCCGCGACTCCGGCTGGATGGTCCGGCCGCCGCGCAGCACGCAGGAGCTGCAGCTGGCCGCGCTGCGCACCCGCAGCGACCTGGAGACGTCGTCGGGCCGCGAGCCCTCGGTCGAGGAGCTCGCCACCGCGCTCGACGCGAAGCCACGGGCGGTGCGCGAGGCACTGGGGGCGCGCGGCTGCTTCTCGCCGACCTCGCTGGACGTGCCCGTGGGTGAGGGATCGGCGACGCTGGGCGACCTCCTCGGATCGGAGCAGGTCGAGCAGGACGCGGTCCACGCCCGGGTGATGCTCGGCCCGGTCGTGCGCGGCCTGCGCGAGCGCGACCGTCTGATCCTCGAGCTGCGGTTCTTCCACGGGCTGACCCAGCGCGAGGTCGCAGAGCGGCTCGGGGTGACGCAGATGCAGGTCTCCCGGCTGCTGACCCGGATCTACCGCGACCTGCGCCGCGGCCTCGAGGACCCGGAGCCGACCGGCTGA
- a CDS encoding aldo/keto reductase, with protein sequence MQPRTLGTSGLQVSPLGLGCMGMSQSFGARPPREEMVDFLRAAVDRGVTFFDTAEVYGPFHNEELVGVALEPVRDQVVIATKFGFAFDEDDKQTGVSSRPEHIRAAVDGSLRRLRTESIDLLYQHRVDPSVPIEDVAGTVKELVEAGKVQHFGMSEAGAGTIRRAHAVHPVTALQSEYSLFWREPEDQVLPTLAELGIGFVPFSPLGRGFLTGQVTADSTFGEGDIRATLPRFEQEALQANLALVELVKAVAERKGATVGQVALAWLLAQQPWIVPIPGTRRLERLDENLGAADLELTAEDLAELDRASTSVQVQGERYPEAMARMIDR encoded by the coding sequence ATGCAGCCACGCACCCTCGGAACGTCCGGCCTCCAGGTCTCCCCCCTCGGCCTCGGCTGCATGGGCATGAGCCAGTCGTTCGGGGCGCGGCCGCCGCGCGAGGAGATGGTGGACTTCCTGCGGGCGGCCGTGGACCGGGGCGTCACCTTCTTCGACACCGCCGAGGTCTACGGCCCGTTCCACAACGAGGAGCTGGTGGGCGTCGCGCTGGAGCCGGTCCGCGACCAGGTGGTGATCGCGACCAAGTTCGGGTTCGCCTTCGACGAGGACGACAAGCAGACGGGGGTCAGCAGCCGGCCCGAGCACATCCGGGCGGCGGTCGACGGGTCGCTGCGGCGGCTCCGGACCGAGTCGATCGACCTGCTCTACCAGCACCGCGTCGACCCGTCCGTCCCGATCGAGGACGTCGCGGGCACCGTCAAGGAGCTCGTCGAGGCCGGCAAGGTCCAGCACTTCGGGATGTCGGAGGCGGGGGCCGGCACGATCCGCCGCGCCCACGCCGTGCACCCGGTGACCGCCCTCCAGAGCGAGTACTCCCTGTTCTGGCGCGAGCCGGAGGACCAGGTCCTGCCCACGCTGGCCGAGCTCGGCATCGGCTTCGTGCCCTTCAGCCCGCTCGGCCGGGGCTTCCTCACCGGGCAGGTCACCGCCGACTCGACCTTCGGCGAGGGCGACATCCGCGCCACGCTCCCCCGCTTCGAGCAGGAGGCCCTCCAGGCCAACCTGGCGCTCGTCGAGCTGGTGAAGGCCGTCGCCGAGCGCAAGGGCGCCACGGTCGGGCAGGTCGCGCTGGCGTGGCTGCTGGCCCAGCAGCCCTGGATCGTGCCGATCCCCGGCACCCGCCGCCTGGAGCGGCTCGACGAGAACCTCGGCGCCGCCGACCTCGAGCTCACGGCCGAGGACCTGGCCGAGCTCGACCGGGCCTCCACCAGCGTGCAGGTGCAGGGCGAGCGCTACCCCGAGGCGATGGCGCGGATGATCGACCGCTGA